The proteins below come from a single Oerskovia jenensis genomic window:
- a CDS encoding WXG100 family type VII secretion target: protein MSKSGADVAALRALAQSLEDEARELAGTQTGIRARLGSVYWRGPIADRFRSDWRGHLDPLLARTVTSLESTGALLRRNAEAQERTSGAGGGTSTHLGPVGSGKESPWHVPGSQTPGGGFVGGTVPGAPVDQDAGPRIPGLMPVPDGATYDPATGIKTRPVTGEAEYTSEQKTEDGVTTSTESSKATVGAEHGFEKGTPGTDGHRTLDLGASFSSGTSDVRTAGETTKDGWTMSTSTSDISVSRDGSISLNKVGAGAGETTGETASYSVRVPEGARTEGVTPFDPTTIPVGGSVVMESGDYTTSSLSGSFDKIAAESKITTDRGVSSTIERLDDDSVRITSGPTGSHEEVLDLRASTAGVSSGITGTSLLEGTRLRIADLDVSTPEGAAAYQRYLVSGELPDQPSPGISGVTSIERLDFQGRSTIDWISTDFWSASSDVVDSKGSDVLTRFPDGSSEAVTTFGTSERPVFTTKAAFEPDGTEKVFARETTYTVVADDVAVRILNDESFGFDPGEKVAVGDRVELSLNDRQMRMLLSNSVDAVQNAPGGPGLSFAALDQEGRPVTDHQQFGNNIGSGFYRDGNFLQMISHSNTSSEGRFLPDGPRDFPGRVTVVG, encoded by the coding sequence ATGTCGAAGTCCGGTGCCGACGTCGCAGCGCTGCGAGCGCTCGCGCAGAGTCTCGAGGACGAGGCCCGAGAGCTCGCCGGGACACAGACCGGGATTCGTGCCCGCCTGGGCTCGGTGTACTGGCGGGGCCCGATCGCCGACCGGTTCCGCAGCGACTGGCGTGGGCATCTCGATCCGTTGCTGGCCCGGACCGTCACCTCCCTCGAGAGCACCGGTGCGCTCCTGCGGCGCAACGCCGAGGCCCAGGAGAGGACGAGCGGTGCCGGTGGGGGGACGAGCACTCACCTCGGTCCCGTGGGGTCGGGCAAGGAGTCGCCATGGCACGTCCCCGGCTCGCAGACGCCGGGCGGCGGCTTCGTGGGCGGCACGGTTCCCGGAGCCCCGGTCGACCAGGACGCCGGCCCGCGGATCCCTGGCCTCATGCCCGTGCCCGACGGCGCCACGTACGACCCCGCGACCGGTATCAAGACCCGACCGGTCACGGGCGAGGCGGAGTACACGAGCGAGCAGAAGACCGAGGACGGCGTCACGACCTCGACCGAGTCGTCGAAGGCGACGGTGGGCGCCGAGCACGGGTTCGAGAAGGGCACACCGGGGACAGACGGTCACCGCACCCTGGACCTCGGCGCATCGTTCTCGAGCGGCACGAGCGACGTGCGCACGGCCGGCGAGACCACGAAGGACGGTTGGACGATGTCCACGTCGACGTCCGACATCTCCGTGAGCCGCGACGGGAGCATCTCGCTGAACAAGGTCGGCGCGGGGGCCGGTGAGACCACGGGCGAGACCGCGTCGTACTCCGTCAGGGTCCCGGAGGGCGCACGTACCGAGGGCGTCACCCCGTTCGACCCGACCACGATCCCGGTCGGCGGCTCGGTCGTCATGGAGAGCGGGGACTACACGACGTCCAGCCTGTCCGGGTCGTTCGACAAGATCGCCGCCGAGTCCAAGATCACGACCGACCGTGGCGTGAGCAGCACCATCGAGCGCCTCGACGACGACAGCGTGCGGATCACCTCGGGACCGACCGGTTCCCACGAGGAGGTCCTCGACCTGCGCGCGTCCACCGCAGGCGTCAGCTCGGGGATCACGGGGACCTCGCTGCTCGAGGGAACGCGGCTCAGGATCGCGGACCTGGACGTCTCGACCCCGGAGGGGGCAGCCGCCTACCAGCGCTACCTCGTCTCCGGGGAGCTGCCCGACCAGCCGTCGCCGGGGATCTCGGGGGTCACGTCGATCGAACGCCTCGACTTCCAGGGCCGTTCGACGATCGACTGGATCAGCACGGACTTCTGGTCGGCGTCGAGCGACGTCGTGGACTCGAAGGGGTCGGACGTGCTGACCCGGTTCCCGGACGGGTCGTCCGAGGCGGTCACCACGTTCGGCACGTCCGAGCGCCCCGTGTTCACCACGAAGGCGGCGTTCGAGCCCGACGGCACCGAGAAGGTCTTCGCCCGCGAGACGACCTACACCGTGGTCGCCGACGACGTCGCCGTCCGCATCCTCAACGACGAGAGCTTCGGGTTCGACCCCGGTGAGAAGGTCGCGGTCGGTGACCGGGTCGAGCTGAGCCTGAACGACCGGCAGATGCGGATGCTGCTCTCGAACTCGGTGGACGCCGTGCAGAACGCGCCGGGGGGACCGGGGTTGTCCTTCGCCGCTCTGGACCAGGAGGGGCGTCCGGTGACGGACCACCAGCAGTTCGGGAACAACATCGGCTCGGGCTTCTACCGTGACGGGAACTTCCTCCAGATGATCTCCCACTCCAACACCTCGTCGGAGGGGCGCTTCCTGCCAGATGGGCCTCGGGACTTCCCGGGCCGTGTGACGGTGGTGGGCTGA
- a CDS encoding WXG100 family type VII secretion target, with the protein MSTYGADVEALRQLATTIDGGAGVLDDARTSVRNAYQSAFWSGPDAQQARGQWDGQLEPSLARTAQALRDAAATLRSNADAQERTSTAGGGTGGGAPVAPGGSAGGGSGNSSGSGSGSGSGDAPGGGPAVNVKNTQESSADNGSLGSPATEGSKGSVSGGVTYDPTTGETTVSGSGSLENWFKTANGSTVTFGLTGGAELTSGQKSEDGFTTWTTKSDVSVGVEGGFDKGGNGISGSYTTGVTSEYAVKVPDDAKVTDPGSVNPFDPSTMPTGSTVTMDSGSYQGTELEASFRHIALESGLKESAGVSSIIEKTGDDTVRITSGPTDALSNSFGLGLDFDVVKAMLGNTTSLDGASLRSAELDLSTPEGKAAYDAYLLTGEIPADPSTGVSGLTKIEKLDYKSTTSVGVETPVGGASWDVGENSGSAVVTTYPDGSAEQQTKLSYGGRSDTFFTQSFGADGTEDPSGRSYTYTVKADEMTTQLFNQSEYSGLDAGVTVKEGDTLRLTLTEQQMAKLHTNAMTFTESYPGTNLVSSLATDYDGAKIDTFDYAANLARGPRSDYDLVQMLYTINQAADGDLANKKVGQFPGTITPAG; encoded by the coding sequence GTGTCCACCTACGGCGCCGACGTCGAAGCCCTCCGCCAGCTCGCGACGACCATCGACGGTGGCGCGGGCGTTCTCGACGACGCGCGCACGTCCGTCCGCAACGCCTACCAGTCCGCCTTCTGGTCCGGGCCCGACGCGCAGCAGGCGCGCGGTCAGTGGGACGGGCAGCTCGAACCGTCGCTGGCTCGGACGGCGCAGGCCCTGCGCGACGCGGCCGCGACCCTGCGCAGCAACGCCGACGCCCAGGAGCGCACCAGCACCGCCGGCGGCGGGACGGGCGGGGGTGCCCCCGTGGCGCCGGGCGGGTCCGCCGGCGGCGGCAGCGGCAACAGCAGCGGCAGTGGCAGTGGCAGCGGCAGCGGCGACGCCCCTGGCGGCGGCCCGGCCGTCAACGTCAAGAACACCCAGGAGTCCAGCGCGGACAACGGCTCCCTCGGCTCCCCGGCGACCGAGGGCAGCAAGGGCTCGGTCTCGGGCGGTGTCACCTACGACCCGACCACGGGCGAGACCACGGTCTCGGGGTCGGGATCGCTCGAGAACTGGTTCAAGACGGCCAACGGCTCCACGGTGACCTTCGGCCTCACGGGCGGCGCCGAGCTCACGTCGGGTCAGAAGAGCGAGGACGGGTTCACGACGTGGACCACCAAGTCCGACGTGTCGGTCGGCGTCGAGGGGGGCTTCGACAAGGGCGGCAACGGGATCAGCGGCAGCTACACGACCGGCGTGACGTCCGAGTACGCCGTCAAGGTGCCCGACGACGCGAAGGTCACGGACCCGGGCAGCGTCAACCCGTTCGACCCGTCGACCATGCCGACCGGCTCGACCGTGACCATGGACAGCGGCAGCTACCAGGGCACCGAGCTCGAGGCGTCGTTCCGGCACATCGCCCTGGAGTCGGGGCTCAAGGAGTCCGCCGGTGTCAGCAGCATCATCGAGAAGACCGGCGACGACACGGTGCGCATCACGTCGGGCCCCACGGACGCGCTGAGCAACAGCTTCGGCCTGGGCCTCGACTTCGACGTGGTCAAGGCGATGCTGGGCAACACGACCTCGCTCGACGGTGCCTCGCTCCGCAGCGCCGAGCTCGACCTCTCGACGCCCGAGGGCAAGGCCGCGTACGACGCGTACCTCCTCACGGGCGAGATCCCGGCCGACCCCTCGACCGGCGTCTCGGGCCTGACGAAGATCGAGAAGCTCGACTACAAGTCGACGACGTCGGTCGGTGTCGAGACCCCTGTCGGCGGCGCGTCGTGGGACGTGGGCGAGAACTCGGGCTCGGCCGTCGTCACGACGTACCCGGACGGTTCGGCCGAGCAGCAGACCAAGCTCAGCTACGGCGGTCGCAGCGACACGTTCTTCACGCAGTCGTTCGGGGCGGACGGCACCGAGGACCCCTCGGGGCGCTCGTACACGTACACGGTCAAGGCCGACGAGATGACGACCCAGCTCTTCAACCAGAGCGAGTACTCGGGCCTCGACGCGGGGGTCACGGTCAAGGAGGGCGACACCCTGCGCCTGACCCTGACCGAGCAGCAGATGGCGAAGCTGCACACCAACGCGATGACGTTCACCGAGTCGTACCCCGGCACGAACCTGGTCAGCTCGCTCGCGACGGACTACGACGGCGCGAAGATCGACACGTTCGACTACGCGGCGAACCTCGCGCGCGGGCCGCGCAGCGACTACGACCTCGTCCAGATGCTCTACACCATCAACCAGGCCGCGGACGGGGACCTGGCCAACAAGAAGGTCGGGCAGTTCCCCGGGACCATCACCCCGGCCGGATAG